A section of the Carya illinoinensis cultivar Pawnee chromosome 12, C.illinoinensisPawnee_v1, whole genome shotgun sequence genome encodes:
- the LOC122288965 gene encoding phosphoglycerate mutase-like protein AT74H yields the protein MAAATLSPTLSAASVLHPKRFTSKSFIQCCENPISESVKLTDINGLATFPEKNALRWSAAKVPPPRPRRIILVRHGQSEGNVDESVYTRVADPKIALTEKGRAEAEECGEMIKELIEQDKVDSWKVYFYVSPYRRTLETLKNLARPFERSRIAGLREEPRLREQDFGNFQDREKMRIEKSIRMLYGRFFYRFPNGESAADVYDRITGFRETLRSDIDVGRFQPPGQRNPNMNLVIVSHGLTLRVFLMRWYKWTVEQFEGLNNFRNGKALVMEKGYGGRYSLLVHHTEEELREFGLTDDMLMDQEWQKFARPGELNYDCPTMNSFFTHFDDECSTDPS from the exons ATGGCTGCAGCCACTCTTTCTCCCACTCTATCTGCAGCCTCAGTTTTGCACCCAAAAAGGTTTACTTCCAAATCCTTCATCCAATGCTGTGAGAACCCAATTAGCGAATCTGTTAAGCTGACTGATATTAATGGGTTGGCTACTTTTCCTGAAAAGAATGCTCTTAGATGGTCTGCTGCTAAAGTTCCACCTCCTAGGCCTCGCAGAATAATCCTGGTTAGACATGGACAGAGTGAAGGAAATGTTGATGAGAGCGTTTACACAAGAGTTGCTGATCCAAAGATTGCACTGACGGAGAAAGGAAGGGCTGAAGCTGAGGAATGTGGGGAAATGATTAAGGAGTTGATTGAGCAGGACAAAGTTGATAGTTGGAAGGTCTACTTTTACGTTTCTCCCTACAGAAGGACACTTGAAACACTAAAGAATCTAGCTCGGCCATTTGAGCGCTCAAGAATTGCTGGCTTGAGGGAAGAGCCTCGTCTAAGAGAACAAGATTTTG GGAATTTTCAGGATAGAGAGAAGATGAGAATAGAGAAATCCATTCGCATGCTTTATGGTCGTTTCTTTTACCGCTTTCCAAATGGGGAATCTGCAGCCGATGTTTATGATAGAATCACAG GATTCAGAGAAACGCTGAGATCAGATATTGATGTTGGACGATTTCAGCCACCTGGCCAACGAAATCCAAACATGAACTTGGTGATAGTCTCGCACGGCCTAACACTCCGAGTGTTTCTAATGAGATGGTATAAATGGACAGTGGAGCAGTTCGAGGGGCTTAATAACTTTCGCAATGGAAAAGCCCTTGTTATGGAGAAAGGTTATGGTGGGag GTACAGCTTATTAGTGCATCACACCGAAGAAGAGCTAAGAGAGTTTGGATTGACAGATGACATGCTGATGGATCAGGAATG GCAAAAATTTGCAAGACCAGGTGAACTAAACTATGATTGCCCAACGATGAATTCCTTCTTCACTCACTTTGATGATGAATGTAGCACAGATCCGAGTTAA
- the LOC122290237 gene encoding BTB/POZ domain-containing protein At1g63850-like — MAATTTTHLKAQTQPTKPRRRKYRETTISASASATTYSPGHSSRKLDPPTIVSPDHHPWCCPASKHVSTPPPPPPSPPLPPPHTRRATNSNPEPNNQSAFSSSSPSVSPSTFRIRFSPGSLSPVMDFSSTTMNGNDSFPSSFTKFNSALTAGLLNPMSPPPPSDKTIRSSPTLFEMMASEPDLHHSRAQIPPQNAAVPVLKPQLPQISLQDKQALRVQRISEILSSRSPGNQFNDTTSSDIKLTLSSKDGISVSVNLHRQILVAHSRFFSVKLSERPAGSPYIVEIAGCDDVEVYIETLRLMYCKDLRKKLMKADVSRALGILRVSAAIGFDAGVLSCLEYLEAAPWAEDEEEKVASLLSELHLDGVGAGEVLKRVSVEVADDGNDNEEVLLKLIHLVLEGKDEKARREMKGLVSKMLRENSSQNDLRKESLYSACDGCLQLLRHHFLRAAASDLQDVVQIARQADNLHWILDILIDRQIADDFLRTWASESELSDAHAKVPAVHRFEVSRVTARLFVGIGKGQLLASKDARCLLLRTWLEPFYDDFGWMRRALKGLDRHLIEDGLCNTILTLPLSWQQDILLAWFNRFLNSSEDCPNIQRGFEVWWRRAFLRRNGEQEGQRPLRITTATVEN, encoded by the exons ATGGCAGCAACAACTACAACTCACCTCAAAGCTCAAACCCAACCCACTAAGCCCAGACGCCGCAAGTACCGCGAGACCACCATCTCGGCTTCCGCCTCCGCTACCACTTACTCTCCTGGTCACTCGAGTCGGAAGCTCGACCCGCCCACCATTGTCTCCCCCGACCACCACCCCTGGTGCTGCCCCGCTTCGAAACACGTATCAACCCCTCCTCCCCCTCCGCCATCTCCTCCGCTTCCGCCTCCACATACCCGCCGCGCTACGAACTCGAACCCGGAACCCAATAACCAGTCagcattttcctcatcttcgcCTTCCGTTTCGCCGTCAACATTTAGGATCCGATTCTCTCCTGGCAGTCTATCGCCTGTCATGGACTTTTCATCCACCACGATGAACGGGAACGACTCGTTCCCTTCCAGCTTCACCAAGTTCAACTCTGCCCTCACCGCCGGGCTTCTAAACCCAATGTCGCCACCTCCCCCGTCCGACAAAACGATCCGATCCAGTCCGACCCTTTTCGAAATGATGGCCAGCGAGCCCGATCTCCACCACTCCAGAGCCCAGATACCACCTCAAAACGCCGCCGTACCAGTTCTCAAACCTCAACTCCCACAAATCTCACTCCAGGACAAACAAGCCCTAAGAGTGCAGCGAATCTCCGAGATCTTGTCTAGCCGCAGCCCCGGAAACCAGTTCAACGACACGACCTCGAGTGACATTAAGCTTACATTGAGCTCCAAGGACGGCATCAGTGTCTCCGTGAATCTCCATCGTCAGATTCTCGTGGCCCACAGCAGGTTCTTTTCGGTCAAGTTGTCTGAGCGGCCCGCGGGGTCTCCGTACATCGTGGAGATCGCGGGCTGCGACGACGTCGAGGTTTACATTGAGACCTTGAGGTTGATGTACTGTAAGGATCTGAGGAAGAAGCTGATGAAAGCGGATGTTTCCAGAGCTCTTGGCATCTTAAGG GTATCGGCTGCAATTGGGTTCGATGCTGGGGTTTTGTCATGCTTAGAGTACCTAGAAGCTGCCCCATGGGCTGAGGATGAAGAAGAGAAGGTGGCTTCGTTATTGTCAGAGCTCCACCTTGACGGCGTCGGTGCCGGGGAAGTTTTGAAAAGGGTTTCAGTCGAGGTTGCTGACGATGGTAATGACAATGAGGAAGTGCTGCTTAAACTTATACATTTGGTACTTGAAGGTAAAGATGAGAAGGCAAGGCGAGAAATGAAGGGATTGGTGTCGAAGATGCTTCGCGAGAATTCGTCACAGAATGACCTTCGGAAAGAGTCGTTGTACTCGGCTTGTGACGGGTGTTTGCAGTTGCTTCGCCACCATTTTTTGCGGGCAGCGGCGTCCGACTTACAGGATGTAGTTCAGATTGCGCGACAAGCAGATAATTTGCATTGGATTTTGGATATTctgatcgatagacagattgctgATGATTTTTTGAGAACATGGGCATCAGAATCTGAATTGTCCGATGCGCATGCTAAAGTGCCTGCAGTTCATAGGTTTGAGGTTAGCAGAGTTACGGCCCGGCTATTTGTTGGGATTGGGAAGGGGCAGCTATTGGCTTCTAAAGATGCGAGGTGCTTGCTATTAAGAACATGGCTAGAGCCGTTTTATGATGATTTCGGGTGGATGAGGAGGGCATTAAAAGGCCTTGATCGTCACTTAATTGAAGATGGGCTTTGTAACACGATTCTCACTCTGCCTCTATCTTGGCAACAGGATATTTTGCTTGCTTGGTTTAACCGTTTCTTGAACTCGAGTGAAGATTGTCCAAACATACAAAGAGGTTTTGAAGTTTGGTGGAGGAGGGCTTTTTTGAGACGAAATGGTGAGCAGGAAGGACAACGACCATTGCGAATTACAACTGCAACTGTTGAGAACTAA